In one window of Hyla sarda isolate aHylSar1 chromosome 1, aHylSar1.hap1, whole genome shotgun sequence DNA:
- the LOC130368098 gene encoding bone morphogenetic protein 2-like isoform X1, which yields MVHAKMLGLLIMVIFLQGCTSRPTETTVNTDDPEHVRSEALKRLLKVFGIEDPPHSLHHVKQPPQYMIDLYNTVADADGVTKDPDLLEGNTVRSFFDKVHSDHMYFLFNLSTVTKNEKILTAELHLFKLKPRPTEQAYFKRHHFCQISVYLVLDKNKMQLPQGRKLLSSKLVPIHSSGWEVFSITQAVRAWTEESHNHGILVTVRNLGGGQADTNIIRFASGKDHHESKQPMLVLFTDDGRRGVVPISNQPDGLPLVVPNEPYIPAPNRTRMTRALQEDGHLPCQRHPLYVDFEEIGWSGWIISPRGYNAYHCKGSCPFPLGQNMRPTNHATVQSIINALKLTQGVNSPCCVPDKLFSINLLYFDDDENVVLKQYDDMVASSCGCH from the exons ATGGTCCATGCAAAGATGTTGGGTTTACTGATAATGGTTATTTTCCTGCAAGGATGTACCTCAAGGCCTACTGAAACTACAGTGAACACAGATGACCCCGAGCATGTAAGATCTGAAGCTCTGAAGAGGCTGTTAAAAGTTTTTGGCATTGAAGATCCACCACATTCTCTTCATCATGTCAAACAACCACCCCAGTACATGATTGACCTGTACAACACTGTGGCTGATGCAGATGGTGTCACCAAGGACCCAGATCTTTTGGAGGGGAACACAGTCAGAAGTTTCTTTGACAAAG TTCACAGTGACCATATGTACTTTTTGTTCAACCTCTCAACTGTAACCAAGAATGAGAAGATTTTGACAGCCGAGTTGCATCTTTTCAAACTCAAGCCAAGACCTACAGAGCAAGCTTATTTTAAAAGGCATCATTTCTGCCAG ATAAGTGTATACCTGGTTCTGGATAAAAACAAAATGCAGCTGCCACAAGGAAGAAAGCTGTTGTCATCAAAGCTTGTCCCTATCCATTCTTCAGGATGGGAAGTGTTTTCAATCACACAAGCA GTTCGTGCCTGGACTGAAGAAAGCCACAATCATGGTATTCTTGTGACAGTGAGGAATCTTGGAGGAGGCCAAGCTGATACCAATATAATTCGCTTTGCCTCAGGAAAAGATCATCATGAAAGCAAGCAACCAATGCTTGTTCTTTTTACTGATGATGGGAGAAGAGGAGTTGTGCCCATTAGCAACCAGCCAG ATGGCCTTCCATTGGTAGTACCCAATGAACCTTATATACCAGCACCAAACAGAACAAGAATGACAAGAGCATTGCAAGAGGATGGACACTTGCCCTGTCAAAGGCACCCACTTTATGTTGACTTTGAAGAAATTGGCTGGTCTGGGTGGATTATCTCTCCAAGAGGCTATAATGCATACCATTGCAAAGGATCGTGCCCATTCCCTCTAGGTCAGAATATGAGACCCACCAATCATGCCACAGTGCAATCTATAATTAATGCCCTCAAGTTGACACAAGGTGTGAACAGCCCATGCTGTGTCCCTGACAAACTTTTCTCTATAAACTTGCTTTActttgatgatgatgaaaatGTTGTTTTAAAGCAGTATGATGATATGGTTGCCAGTAGTTGTGGATGCCACTAA
- the LOC130368098 gene encoding bone morphogenetic protein 2-like isoform X2, which yields MIDLYNTVADADGVTKDPDLLEGNTVRSFFDKVHSDHMYFLFNLSTVTKNEKILTAELHLFKLKPRPTEQAYFKRHHFCQISVYLVLDKNKMQLPQGRKLLSSKLVPIHSSGWEVFSITQAVRAWTEESHNHGILVTVRNLGGGQADTNIIRFASGKDHHESKQPMLVLFTDDGRRGVVPISNQPDGLPLVVPNEPYIPAPNRTRMTRALQEDGHLPCQRHPLYVDFEEIGWSGWIISPRGYNAYHCKGSCPFPLGQNMRPTNHATVQSIINALKLTQGVNSPCCVPDKLFSINLLYFDDDENVVLKQYDDMVASSCGCH from the exons ATGATTGACCTGTACAACACTGTGGCTGATGCAGATGGTGTCACCAAGGACCCAGATCTTTTGGAGGGGAACACAGTCAGAAGTTTCTTTGACAAAG TTCACAGTGACCATATGTACTTTTTGTTCAACCTCTCAACTGTAACCAAGAATGAGAAGATTTTGACAGCCGAGTTGCATCTTTTCAAACTCAAGCCAAGACCTACAGAGCAAGCTTATTTTAAAAGGCATCATTTCTGCCAG ATAAGTGTATACCTGGTTCTGGATAAAAACAAAATGCAGCTGCCACAAGGAAGAAAGCTGTTGTCATCAAAGCTTGTCCCTATCCATTCTTCAGGATGGGAAGTGTTTTCAATCACACAAGCA GTTCGTGCCTGGACTGAAGAAAGCCACAATCATGGTATTCTTGTGACAGTGAGGAATCTTGGAGGAGGCCAAGCTGATACCAATATAATTCGCTTTGCCTCAGGAAAAGATCATCATGAAAGCAAGCAACCAATGCTTGTTCTTTTTACTGATGATGGGAGAAGAGGAGTTGTGCCCATTAGCAACCAGCCAG ATGGCCTTCCATTGGTAGTACCCAATGAACCTTATATACCAGCACCAAACAGAACAAGAATGACAAGAGCATTGCAAGAGGATGGACACTTGCCCTGTCAAAGGCACCCACTTTATGTTGACTTTGAAGAAATTGGCTGGTCTGGGTGGATTATCTCTCCAAGAGGCTATAATGCATACCATTGCAAAGGATCGTGCCCATTCCCTCTAGGTCAGAATATGAGACCCACCAATCATGCCACAGTGCAATCTATAATTAATGCCCTCAAGTTGACACAAGGTGTGAACAGCCCATGCTGTGTCCCTGACAAACTTTTCTCTATAAACTTGCTTTActttgatgatgatgaaaatGTTGTTTTAAAGCAGTATGATGATATGGTTGCCAGTAGTTGTGGATGCCACTAA